In Tepidimicrobium xylanilyticum, one DNA window encodes the following:
- a CDS encoding TylF/MycF/NovP-related O-methyltransferase encodes MKKILIFGASEGGRKVTKMLRKDNVEILAYVDNDRKKVGQKIEGKEVIPPERINEFNFDYILLASMYFNEIFYQLINMGIHESKIIKIYGLNTSASKSKIKNMYNRHCLKRQEYKNIIIDEELHNVIENYFICDMNRFYNERNYDFYNYPDYILQGIDYVRLSTVELISREIRERNISGAVAELGVYKGDFSAFISKLFTDRDLFLFDTFEGFHKDDVEFEHRRGFSKSKPRHLEDTNIDLVISKLSHIDNYYIIKGYFPESTVRLKNINFAFVSIDVDLYKPTYAGLKFFYERLSKGGYILVHDYNFPTYSGVKEAVRKFCDEMGINYVPLSDYFGSAVITK; translated from the coding sequence ATGAAAAAAATACTAATATTTGGAGCTAGTGAGGGTGGCAGAAAAGTCACAAAAATGTTAAGAAAAGATAATGTTGAAATACTAGCATACGTTGACAATGATAGAAAAAAAGTTGGACAAAAGATAGAAGGCAAGGAAGTAATCCCTCCTGAAAGAATTAATGAGTTTAATTTTGATTATATTTTGCTTGCAAGTATGTATTTTAATGAAATATTTTATCAATTGATAAATATGGGAATTCATGAAAGTAAAATTATCAAAATTTATGGATTAAATACGAGTGCTTCTAAGAGCAAAATAAAGAATATGTATAATAGACATTGTTTAAAAAGACAAGAATATAAAAATATAATTATAGATGAAGAGTTACATAATGTTATAGAGAATTATTTTATTTGTGATATGAACAGATTTTATAATGAAAGAAATTATGATTTTTATAACTATCCAGATTATATTCTCCAAGGAATTGATTATGTTCGATTATCTACAGTAGAATTAATTTCTAGAGAAATAAGAGAAAGGAATATAAGTGGTGCTGTTGCAGAATTAGGAGTTTATAAGGGTGATTTTTCAGCTTTTATCAGCAAGTTATTTACTGACCGAGATTTATTTTTATTTGATACATTTGAAGGTTTTCATAAAGATGATGTTGAGTTTGAACATAGACGAGGTTTTTCTAAGTCTAAACCTAGACACCTTGAAGATACGAATATTGACTTAGTTATTAGTAAATTGTCGCATATAGATAACTATTACATTATAAAAGGATATTTTCCAGAAAGTACTGTTAGATTAAAAAATATAAATTTTGCTTTTGTAAGTATTGATGTCGATTTATATAAACCAACTTATGCAGGGTTGAAATTTTTCTACGAAAGACTTTCTAAAGGAGGTTATATCCTAGTTCATGATTATAATTTTCCTACATATAGCGGGGTAAAAGAGGCAGTTAGAAAGTTTTGCGATGAAATGGGAATAAATTATGTTCCCTTAAGCGATTATTTTGGAAGTGCTGTTATAACCAAATAA
- the tagD gene encoding glycerol-3-phosphate cytidylyltransferase: MKVVLTYGTYDLLHIGHINLLRRAKALGDYLIVGLSTDEFNAVKGKKAYHSFEERKILLEAIKYVDLIIEERSWEDKRKHIKEYNVDILVMGSDWEGKFDDLTDLCEVIYLPRTEGISTTKIKEDLKNA; the protein is encoded by the coding sequence ATGAAGGTGGTTCTCACGTATGGCACTTATGATTTATTACATATAGGACATATAAACTTGTTAAGAAGAGCTAAAGCACTAGGCGACTATTTAATAGTAGGGTTATCTACAGATGAGTTTAATGCAGTAAAAGGGAAAAAAGCCTATCATAGTTTTGAAGAAAGAAAAATACTTCTAGAAGCTATAAAATATGTAGATTTGATTATAGAAGAAAGAAGTTGGGAAGATAAAAGGAAACATATAAAAGAATATAATGTTGATATTCTCGTAATGGGTTCTGATTGGGAAGGGAAATTTGATGACTTGACAGATTTATGTGAAGTGATATATCTTCCAAGAACTGAAGGGATTTCTACTACTAAGATAAAAGAAGATTTAAAAAATGCTTAA
- the pseI gene encoding pseudaminic acid synthase produces the protein MDKYIEIAGRKIGDSYPVFIIAEMSANHLQSYDRAVETIRKAKWAGADAIKLQTYTPDTITINCDNEYFQIKQGTIWDGTTLYKLYEEAYTPWEWQPKLKKVAEEEGLIFFSSPFDNTAVDFLEEMNVPAYKIASFEITDIPFIEYIASKGKPIIISTGIATLSDIEETLAACKRMGNSQIALLKCTSAYPSPMEDINLKVIPNMKDTFNTIVGLSDHTLGHTVALGAVALGAKIVEKHFTLDRADGGPDAKFSMEPDEFKEMVERIRDLEKALGQVTYELTEKQRNSREHSRSLFVVKDIKKGEVFTHENVKSIRPGFGLATKYIDDILGKRARCDIKKGTPMSWDLVE, from the coding sequence ATGGACAAGTATATAGAAATAGCTGGAAGAAAAATAGGAGATAGCTATCCAGTATTTATAATAGCAGAAATGTCAGCGAATCATCTTCAAAGTTACGATAGAGCAGTGGAAACTATAAGAAAAGCTAAATGGGCTGGAGCAGATGCTATAAAACTTCAAACCTATACACCAGATACTATAACCATAAACTGTGATAATGAATATTTTCAAATAAAGCAAGGAACTATTTGGGATGGCACTACCTTGTACAAGCTATATGAAGAGGCATATACCCCTTGGGAATGGCAGCCAAAATTAAAAAAGGTAGCGGAAGAAGAAGGGTTAATATTTTTCTCATCGCCTTTTGATAATACTGCTGTAGATTTTTTAGAAGAAATGAATGTACCAGCGTATAAAATAGCATCTTTTGAAATAACGGATATTCCCTTTATTGAGTATATAGCATCAAAGGGTAAGCCAATTATAATATCTACAGGAATAGCTACCTTGTCAGATATAGAAGAAACTTTAGCAGCCTGTAAAAGGATGGGCAATAGTCAAATAGCTCTTTTGAAGTGTACATCGGCCTATCCGTCGCCAATGGAAGACATAAACCTGAAAGTTATACCAAATATGAAGGATACCTTTAACACAATAGTTGGCCTATCAGACCACACCTTAGGCCATACAGTAGCTTTAGGAGCAGTAGCGTTGGGAGCAAAAATCGTAGAAAAACATTTTACCCTAGATAGAGCAGATGGAGGACCTGATGCCAAATTTTCCATGGAACCAGATGAATTTAAGGAGATGGTAGAAAGAATACGAGATTTAGAAAAAGCTTTAGGACAAGTTACTTATGAATTAACAGAAAAACAAAGAAATAGCAGAGAACATTCCAGATCCTTATTTGTGGTAAAGGATATTAAAAAGGGAGAAGTTTTCACCCATGAAAATGTAAAAAGTATTAGACCGGGATTTGGATTGGCAACTAAGTATATAGATGATATATTGGGGAAAAGAGCTAGATGTGATATAAAAAAAGGCACTCCTATGAGTTGGGATTTGGTGGAGTGA
- the pseG gene encoding UDP-2,4-diacetamido-2,4,6-trideoxy-beta-L-altropyranose hydrolase: MKAVIYANGSSTIGLGHIMRTLTIAKELKKKGILVEYITDRSDKNAVKLVKDGGFNIIHVANILDYLLSFKSLIYDLAIIDDYNIEEHDINKFYNIAGKIVYIDDLVKFKEYNMDLLINTSIEALNIEYKGKTKKLLGPKYALLRDEFKQIKYKLPKPNVERIMITLGGGDENNFTKYILDMLLDNYVDIEYDVVLGNSYKYKDFMIKNYRHENINFYINTNNMAGIMLNCDLAISAGGNTLYELCACGTPTIAAIIADNQIKFVQGVSRETEIDYLDLIDKDLLIEKYNFINIVEKNIENYSHRIKTSKQMLSLVDGQGSKRIVDEIMKLF, encoded by the coding sequence ATGAAAGCGGTAATCTATGCCAATGGTTCTTCTACCATTGGTCTCGGACATATAATGAGAACATTGACTATAGCTAAGGAATTAAAGAAGAAAGGGATATTAGTTGAGTATATTACTGATAGAAGCGACAAAAATGCTGTAAAGTTAGTAAAAGATGGTGGATTTAATATAATTCATGTAGCAAATATCTTGGACTACTTGCTGAGTTTTAAAAGCCTAATATATGATTTAGCAATAATAGATGATTATAATATTGAAGAACATGATATAAACAAATTCTATAATATAGCAGGAAAAATCGTATACATAGATGATTTAGTCAAGTTCAAAGAATATAATATGGATTTGTTAATTAATACAAGTATAGAGGCTTTAAATATTGAATATAAAGGGAAAACAAAAAAATTGTTAGGTCCTAAATATGCTTTATTAAGAGATGAATTTAAACAAATAAAATATAAACTACCAAAACCTAATGTGGAAAGAATAATGATTACATTAGGTGGTGGAGATGAGAACAATTTTACAAAATATATTTTAGATATGCTTTTGGATAATTATGTAGATATAGAATATGATGTTGTGCTAGGTAACTCCTATAAATATAAAGATTTTATGATTAAGAATTATAGGCACGAAAATATTAATTTTTACATAAACACGAATAATATGGCGGGAATAATGTTAAATTGTGATTTAGCCATTTCTGCAGGAGGCAATACATTATACGAACTATGTGCTTGTGGGACGCCAACCATAGCAGCAATCATAGCAGATAATCAAATAAAATTTGTTCAAGGAGTATCTAGAGAAACGGAAATAGATTATTTGGATTTAATTGATAAAGATCTACTAATTGAAAAATATAATTTTATAAATATAGTTGAAAAAAATATTGAGAATTATAGCCATAGAATTAAAACTTCAAAACAGATGTTAAGTTTGGTAGATGGACAAGGAAGCAAGAGAATAGTAGATGAGATTATGAAATTATTTTAG
- a CDS encoding cytidylyltransferase domain-containing protein: MKILCIVQARMGSERLPKKVIKPILGQPMIIYTLNRLKKSKYIDELVLATSVEKADDPLVNVVKSQGYKIFRGDEKNVLKRFVDTYEKYGGDIIVRITGDCPLIDPIIVDNVITYFLSNDYDYVRLDVPDSFIRGFDVEVFTSETLLKVWEKVSSLEESNRYKEHVTLYIYENPNVFKVGSVKGSEFYSKSYRLSVDTIEDFKVVEAILNHFQDEYVEAKEIVKFLDENSNIADINKDVKQKEV; the protein is encoded by the coding sequence ATGAAGATATTATGTATAGTCCAAGCAAGAATGGGCTCTGAAAGGTTACCCAAAAAGGTTATTAAGCCCATATTAGGTCAACCAATGATAATTTATACTCTAAATAGGCTTAAAAAATCTAAATATATTGATGAACTGGTATTAGCCACAAGTGTAGAAAAAGCGGATGATCCATTGGTTAATGTAGTGAAAAGTCAAGGATATAAAATATTTAGAGGGGATGAAAAAAACGTTTTAAAACGTTTTGTAGATACATATGAAAAATATGGTGGGGATATTATTGTCAGAATAACGGGAGATTGTCCCTTGATAGATCCTATTATTGTAGATAATGTTATTACCTATTTTTTGTCCAATGACTATGATTATGTTAGATTAGACGTTCCAGATAGCTTTATTAGAGGTTTTGATGTGGAAGTATTTACTTCTGAAACCTTATTAAAAGTTTGGGAAAAAGTTTCTTCCTTAGAAGAATCCAATAGATACAAAGAACATGTAACCTTGTATATATATGAAAATCCAAATGTATTCAAAGTAGGCAGTGTAAAGGGAAGTGAATTTTATAGTAAAAGCTATAGGCTGTCAGTGGATACTATAGAAGACTTTAAAGTAGTGGAAGCCATATTGAATCACTTTCAAGATGAATATGTGGAAGCTAAAGAAATAGTGAAGTTTTTAGATGAGAATTCAAACATAGCAGATATAAACAAAGATGTTAAGCAGAAAGAAGTGTAG
- a CDS encoding HAD family hydrolase has translation MIRLVIFDLDDTLYNERDFVYSGFMEVATYLSNKYGISKNILFDDMVNILNSRGRGKIFDQICEKYHLKEKIEYLVELYRYNNPNISLYEDAYKVLEIFKTKYKLGLITDGYKGAQWNKIRALNIEKYMDKIIVTDDYGKDYWKPSVKPFQIMLDYFDVKAKETVYIGDNPNKDFIPCKKSGINSVRIIRSIGDYMGIVVDEKYEADYRIKSLLELEKILEEIQ, from the coding sequence ATGATAAGGTTAGTAATATTCGATCTAGATGATACTTTATATAATGAAAGGGACTTTGTTTATAGTGGATTTATGGAAGTGGCCACATACTTATCTAATAAATATGGAATAAGTAAAAATATATTGTTTGATGATATGGTAAATATTCTGAATTCTCGAGGAAGGGGAAAAATTTTTGACCAAATATGCGAAAAATATCATTTAAAGGAGAAAATTGAATATTTGGTTGAATTATATAGATATAATAATCCAAATATATCCCTTTATGAGGATGCTTATAAAGTATTAGAAATATTTAAAACCAAATATAAATTAGGACTTATAACTGATGGATACAAGGGAGCGCAATGGAATAAGATTAGAGCTTTAAATATTGAAAAATATATGGATAAGATTATCGTCACAGATGACTATGGGAAAGACTATTGGAAACCCAGTGTAAAACCATTTCAAATTATGCTAGATTATTTTGATGTGAAAGCAAAAGAAACTGTTTACATAGGTGATAATCCAAATAAAGATTTTATTCCTTGTAAAAAATCAGGAATTAATTCTGTTAGAATAATTCGTTCTATAGGAGATTATATGGGTATCGTGGTAGATGAAAAATATGAGGCAGATTATCGTATAAAATCTTTGTTAGAGTTAGAAAAAATACTGGAGGAAATACAATGA
- a CDS encoding ATP-grasp domain-containing protein, producing the protein MKVLFTAIGRRVQLIKHFKEYHRIIGVDIEELVPAKYFVDAFYKVPKWNEEDYLDVLLSICEKERVDMIIPLFEKEFISLCENRKKFNEIGTALILSDKKIIETFNDKWKSYKFFMSNNIDTPMTYSKQELKDCNFPLIIKPTDGAGSKNVFKIKDEKELNFFIDYIENPIIQEFVEGTEYTIDVLCDLDGNVISIVPRQRIEVRAGEVSKGRTVKDMAIIERTLELCNKLKIDENIKPIGPLTIQCIVDLKGNIKFIEVNPRFGGGVPLSFEAGVAYAELLRKMVKGEEILPIIGEFKELTMLRYDEAVYI; encoded by the coding sequence ATGAAAGTATTATTTACAGCTATAGGTAGAAGAGTCCAACTGATAAAACACTTTAAGGAATACCACAGGATTATAGGAGTAGATATAGAAGAGTTAGTACCAGCAAAATACTTTGTAGATGCCTTTTATAAAGTTCCTAAATGGAATGAGGAGGATTATTTAGATGTTCTTTTAAGTATTTGCGAGAAAGAGAGAGTTGACATGATTATTCCTTTATTTGAAAAGGAATTCATATCATTATGTGAAAATAGAAAAAAGTTTAATGAAATAGGTACAGCACTTATATTGAGCGATAAAAAAATAATTGAAACATTTAATGATAAATGGAAAAGTTATAAGTTCTTTATGAGCAATAACATAGATACTCCTATGACTTATAGCAAACAGGAGTTGAAGGATTGTAATTTCCCGTTAATTATTAAGCCAACAGATGGAGCAGGTAGTAAAAATGTCTTTAAAATAAAGGATGAAAAGGAACTAAACTTCTTTATTGATTACATAGAAAATCCAATTATACAAGAGTTTGTTGAAGGTACTGAATACACAATAGATGTACTGTGTGATTTAGATGGAAATGTAATTTCAATAGTGCCAAGACAAAGAATAGAAGTTAGAGCAGGAGAAGTGTCAAAGGGTAGAACCGTAAAAGACATGGCTATAATAGAAAGAACTCTAGAATTATGTAATAAGCTAAAGATTGATGAAAATATAAAACCAATAGGACCACTAACCATTCAATGTATTGTAGATTTAAAGGGGAATATAAAGTTTATAGAAGTAAACCCAAGGTTTGGCGGCGGCGTGCCATTATCTTTTGAAGCAGGAGTAGCCTATGCCGAATTATTGAGGAAAATGGTTAAAGGCGAGGAGATTCTACCTATTATAGGTGAATTCAAAGAGTTAACCATGTTAAGATATGATGAAGCAGTATATATATAG
- the pseC gene encoding UDP-4-amino-4,6-dideoxy-N-acetyl-beta-L-altrosamine transaminase codes for MNTLAINGGKPVRDTYLPYAQQWVDEEDVGEVVKVLKSDFLTTGPKIEEFEKRFADYVGAKYAVSISNGTAALHAACFAAGIKEGDEVITSPITFAASANCVLYQGGKPIFADIDPKTYNIDIEDVERKITKKTKAIIPVDFTGQPVDIDGINEIAKKYGLVVIEDAAHSLGAEYKSKKIGSLVDITTFSFHPVKHITTGEGGMITTNDEKLYNKLKLFRTHGITRDKEMLQNKDEGPWFYEQLELGYNYRMTDIQAALGISQLNKINGFLKRRREIAKKYDEYLKNIDGIILPYQESFSKSAWHLYVIQLELEKFKVGRKEIFEALQAENIGVNVHYIPVYYHPYYKRLGYEKGLCPNAEKLYERIITLPLYPKMKDKDIEDVVNVMDKVLKYYRR; via the coding sequence ATGAATACATTAGCAATAAACGGTGGAAAACCTGTAAGGGATACCTACTTACCCTACGCTCAACAATGGGTAGATGAGGAAGATGTTGGGGAAGTAGTAAAGGTACTAAAATCTGATTTTCTCACTACAGGTCCGAAAATAGAAGAATTTGAAAAGCGTTTTGCAGATTATGTAGGAGCCAAATATGCAGTTTCTATATCCAATGGTACAGCTGCATTACATGCAGCTTGTTTTGCAGCAGGTATAAAAGAAGGCGATGAAGTAATAACTAGTCCTATAACTTTTGCTGCCTCTGCTAATTGTGTACTATATCAAGGTGGGAAACCCATATTTGCAGATATAGATCCTAAAACCTACAATATAGATATAGAAGATGTTGAAAGAAAGATCACTAAGAAAACAAAAGCGATTATTCCAGTAGATTTTACTGGACAACCTGTTGATATAGATGGAATAAATGAAATTGCAAAGAAATACGGTTTAGTGGTAATAGAAGATGCAGCCCATTCTTTGGGGGCGGAATACAAGAGCAAGAAAATTGGTTCATTAGTAGATATAACCACTTTTAGCTTTCATCCAGTTAAGCACATTACTACTGGAGAAGGCGGCATGATTACTACTAATGATGAAAAACTTTATAATAAACTGAAGTTGTTCAGGACTCATGGGATAACAAGGGATAAAGAGATGCTGCAAAATAAAGATGAAGGTCCATGGTTTTATGAGCAATTAGAATTAGGTTATAACTATAGAATGACAGATATTCAAGCAGCACTTGGCATTAGTCAGTTAAATAAAATAAATGGGTTTCTGAAAAGAAGAAGGGAAATTGCAAAAAAGTATGATGAGTATTTAAAAAATATAGATGGAATTATACTACCATATCAGGAAAGCTTTTCTAAATCAGCTTGGCATTTATATGTAATTCAGCTGGAATTGGAAAAGTTTAAGGTAGGTAGAAAGGAAATATTTGAAGCTTTACAAGCTGAAAATATAGGTGTTAACGTTCATTATATACCAGTCTACTACCATCCCTATTATAAAAGATTAGGATATGAAAAAGGATTATGTCCTAATGCAGAAAAATTGTATGAAAGAATTATAACTCTGCCTTTATATCCTAAGATGAAAGATAAGGACATAGAGGATGTAGTAAATGTTATGGATAAGGTTTTAAAATATTACAGAAGGTAG
- a CDS encoding formyltransferase family protein, translating to MKVLFLTGSHPRHMYIAKKLYDNQYLDGLLIEKRENFVPQPPEGLCDLDKNNFIRHFKDREESEAKFFGKITDVIFNDSVRKIKVNKEQLNSDKVKKWICDFNPDVVLSYGIHKLSNEFLSILPAYSFNIHGGLSPWFRGNITLFWPFYFLKPNWAGMTVHYLTERIDGGDIIHHSVPKLFKGDGVHDVACRAVIQVAEDLIAILKLIEEGKKLKGVPQGTLGKLFISSDWKPQHLRLIYNTFNNDIVDRFLDGELGYDEPKLVRAF from the coding sequence ATGAAAGTATTATTTTTGACTGGTTCTCATCCAAGGCATATGTATATAGCAAAAAAACTATATGACAATCAATATTTAGATGGTTTGTTAATAGAAAAAAGGGAAAACTTTGTGCCGCAGCCACCAGAGGGATTATGTGATTTAGACAAAAACAACTTTATAAGACATTTTAAGGATCGAGAAGAATCCGAGGCAAAGTTTTTTGGTAAAATTACAGATGTAATTTTCAATGATTCTGTACGAAAAATAAAAGTGAATAAAGAGCAGTTAAATAGCGATAAAGTTAAAAAGTGGATATGTGATTTTAATCCGGACGTAGTATTAAGTTATGGAATTCACAAGTTAAGTAACGAATTTCTTTCTATTCTTCCTGCATATTCTTTTAATATTCACGGGGGCTTATCTCCTTGGTTTCGTGGGAATATCACCCTATTTTGGCCTTTCTATTTTCTAAAACCAAACTGGGCAGGAATGACTGTTCATTACTTAACTGAAAGAATTGACGGTGGAGACATTATCCATCATTCAGTACCTAAACTTTTTAAAGGTGACGGTGTACACGATGTAGCTTGTAGAGCTGTTATACAAGTTGCAGAAGATTTGATAGCCATATTAAAGTTGATTGAGGAAGGAAAGAAATTAAAAGGGGTACCACAGGGTACTTTAGGGAAACTATTCATCAGTTCTGATTGGAAACCTCAACATTTAAGATTGATTTATAATACCTTTAATAATGATATTGTTGATAGATTTTTAGATGGTGAATTAGGATATGATGAACCTAAACTGGTGAGAGCATTTTAA
- a CDS encoding DUF4910 domain-containing protein, translating to MTYNEEIMLMDKLFDELYPICRSITGEGLRKSLQIISEYVPLNILEFNTGEKVLNWEIPQEWVIRDAWIKDEKGNKILDFNECNLHIINYSASINKEMSLEELLPHIYTKPSLPNAIPYVTSYYNRRWGFCMTHSQYEGLEPGEYHVFIDSEFIDGKLSIGHTLLEGESKKEILISSYLCHPSLANNELSGPIVLAFLYNRIKNWEKRNFTYRFVLNPETIGSIAYLSKYGKHLMDNLYFGLVLTCLGGATNLSYKKSRRGDAPIDELADHLFSKGEIEGHIREFTPCNGSDERQYCSPGFNLPVGQMARLVYGTYKEYHTSLDNKELMGIENIYKSLNEIELILKANEYNGYYINRFPYGEIKLDKYDLYPDMNGPTTSMYSNRRKRDGRFELNCILMILNYSDGQHTLIDIADKCNCSILDLIPIVEKLKDKKVLLGPYYSKRSLNI from the coding sequence ATGACATATAATGAAGAGATAATGCTAATGGATAAATTGTTTGATGAATTATATCCAATTTGCAGAAGTATAACAGGAGAGGGATTAAGGAAGAGTTTACAGATTATTAGCGAGTATGTGCCCTTGAACATATTGGAATTCAATACTGGAGAAAAAGTCCTTAATTGGGAAATTCCACAAGAATGGGTAATAAGAGATGCTTGGATTAAAGATGAAAAGGGAAATAAAATATTAGATTTTAATGAATGTAATTTGCATATTATTAATTATAGTGCTTCGATAAATAAAGAAATGAGTTTGGAAGAACTTTTACCACATATCTATACAAAACCAAGTTTGCCAAATGCAATCCCATATGTTACGTCATATTATAACAGAAGATGGGGGTTTTGCATGACACATTCCCAATATGAGGGATTAGAACCAGGAGAATACCATGTATTCATAGACAGTGAATTTATTGATGGTAAATTAAGTATTGGGCATACATTGTTAGAAGGTGAAAGTAAAAAGGAAATATTGATATCATCATATTTATGTCATCCATCTCTTGCAAATAATGAATTGAGTGGACCAATTGTTTTAGCGTTTTTATACAACAGGATAAAAAATTGGGAGAAGAGAAACTTTACATATAGATTCGTGCTTAACCCAGAAACCATTGGTAGTATTGCTTACCTATCAAAGTATGGAAAGCATTTAATGGACAATTTATATTTTGGACTGGTATTAACATGCCTAGGAGGAGCTACTAATCTTAGCTATAAAAAATCTAGAAGGGGAGATGCACCTATAGATGAACTAGCAGACCATTTATTTAGTAAAGGAGAGATTGAGGGTCATATTCGAGAGTTTACTCCCTGTAATGGCTCTGATGAAAGGCAATATTGCTCACCAGGTTTTAACTTGCCAGTAGGACAAATGGCAAGACTTGTGTATGGAACATATAAAGAATATCACACCTCTTTAGATAACAAAGAGTTAATGGGGATTGAAAATATTTATAAAAGCCTAAATGAAATTGAATTGATATTAAAAGCTAATGAGTATAACGGATACTATATAAATAGGTTTCCTTATGGGGAAATTAAGTTGGATAAGTATGATTTATATCCAGATATGAATGGACCGACAACTAGTATGTATTCCAATCGTAGAAAAAGAGATGGTAGATTTGAGTTAAATTGTATATTGATGATTTTAAATTATTCTGATGGTCAACATACATTAATAGATATTGCGGACAAATGTAATTGTAGCATATTAGACCTTATACCTATTGTCGAAAAGCTAAAAGATAAAAAAGTGTTATTGGGTCCATATTATTCAAAAAGGAGTTTGAATATATGA
- the pseB gene encoding UDP-N-acetylglucosamine 4,6-dehydratase (inverting): protein MLNDKTILVTGGTGSFGHKFVEMVFKKYKPKKIIIYSRDEFKQDMMRKKFKEHSKDLRFFIGDVRDKERLYRAFDGVDYVIHAAAMKQVPACEYNPFEAIKTNIHGAQNVIDAALDRGVKKVIALSTDKAVNPINLYGGTKLVSDKLFISANAYSGGKGTRFAVVRYGNVAGSRGSVIPFFKQLIESGEKKLPITDFRMTRFWITLEEGVGLVFKALDEAKGGETYISKIPSFKITDLAKAMNPNAILEEVGIREGEKLHEVMIAKDDSRMTYEYEKHYIIYPHFDWWSSERHFTNGGKSIEEGFEYNSGTNTEWLNVEDLRKLLIELGMMPQIDAYSEQIAVSKE from the coding sequence ATGCTAAATGATAAAACAATACTTGTAACAGGCGGTACAGGTTCTTTTGGACATAAGTTTGTAGAAATGGTTTTTAAAAAATATAAACCTAAGAAGATAATAATATATTCAAGAGATGAATTTAAACAGGATATGATGAGAAAGAAATTTAAGGAACATAGTAAAGATCTAAGGTTTTTTATAGGAGATGTAAGGGATAAAGAAAGATTATATAGAGCTTTTGATGGGGTGGACTATGTAATACATGCAGCTGCGATGAAACAAGTTCCCGCTTGTGAGTATAACCCATTTGAGGCTATAAAGACCAATATACATGGTGCTCAAAATGTTATAGATGCAGCGTTAGATAGAGGAGTTAAGAAGGTTATTGCCTTATCAACCGATAAAGCTGTAAATCCTATAAATTTATATGGTGGGACCAAGTTGGTATCGGACAAGCTGTTTATATCAGCCAATGCATATTCTGGTGGAAAGGGTACAAGATTTGCAGTAGTAAGATATGGTAATGTAGCAGGAAGCCGTGGTTCAGTAATACCTTTTTTTAAACAGCTCATAGAATCTGGGGAGAAAAAGCTACCTATAACAGATTTTCGCATGACAAGGTTTTGGATCACATTAGAGGAAGGTGTAGGATTAGTATTTAAGGCATTAGATGAAGCAAAAGGTGGAGAAACCTATATTTCAAAAATACCTTCATTTAAAATTACCGATTTAGCCAAAGCCATGAACCCTAATGCAATTTTAGAAGAAGTAGGCATTAGAGAAGGAGAAAAGCTTCATGAAGTAATGATTGCAAAAGATGACTCTAGAATGACCTATGAGTATGAGAAACATTATATAATATACCCACATTTTGACTGGTGGAGTTCAGAAAGACATTTTACCAATGGTGGAAAATCAATTGAAGAAGGCTTTGAATATAATTCAGGAACTAATACCGAGTGGTTAAATGTTGAAGATTTAAGGAAATTGTTGATAGAGTTAGGTATGATGCCTCAAATAGATGCTTATTCTGAACAGATAGCTGTATCCAAGGAATAA